TCACTCTTAAAGCTCTTGATACCTTTACCAATTCCTTTTGCAAGATCAGGAATTTTTTTAGCTCCGAACAAAAGCACAACAATCGCTAAAATAATAAGCAACTCCGGCATACTTGGCATACCCATACTATTCTCCTTCTTTACATGTAAATGTCAAATTTAAAA
The DNA window shown above is from Sulfurospirillum tamanense and carries:
- the tatA gene encoding twin-arginine translocase TatA/TatE family subunit, with the protein product MGMPSMPELLIILAIVVLLFGAKKIPDLAKGIGKGIKSFKSEMKEDEVETKKAESEKIEEKAEPAKTEATSETKTA